A single Phragmites australis chromosome 4, lpPhrAust1.1, whole genome shotgun sequence DNA region contains:
- the LOC133913973 gene encoding large ribosomal subunit protein uL2-like, which yields MGRVIRAQRKGAAGSVFKSHTHHRKGPARFRALDVGERSGYLKGVVTDIVHDPGRGAPLARVTFRHPFRYKHQKELFVAAEGMYTGQFLYCGRRANLSIGNVLPLANLPEGTVVCNVEQHVGDRGALARCSGDYAIVISHNTDSGTTRVKLPSGAKKVLQSGCRAMVGQVAGGGRTEKPMLKAGNAYHKFRVKRNCWPKVRGVAMNPVDHPHGGGNHQHIGHASTVRRDAPPGAKVGLRAARRTGRLTGQAAVTAGKSTL from the exons ATGGGCCGCGTGATCCGTGCGCAGCGCAAGGGCGCGGCGGGGTCGGTGTTCAAGTCGCACACTCACCACCGCAAGGGCCCCGCCCGCTTCCGCGCGCTCGACGTCGGCGAGCGCAGCGGCTACCTCAAGGGCGTCGTCACCGACATCGTGCACGACCCCGGCCGCGGCGCGCCGCTCGCCCGCGTCACCTTCCGGCACCCCTTCCGCTACAAGCACCAGAAGGAGCTCTTCGTCGCAGCCGAAGGCATGTACACCGGCCAGTTCCTCTACTGCGGCCGCCGCGCCAACCTCTCTATCGGCAACGTCCTCCCGCTCGCAAACCTCCCCGAGGGAACCGTAGTCTGCAATGTCGAGCAGCACGTCGGCGACCGCGGCGCCCTCGCGCGCTGCTCCGGCGACTACGCCATCGTCATCAGCCACAACACGGACAGCGGCACCACCAG GGTGAAGCTCCCATCTGGCGCCAAGAAGGTGCTCCAGAGCGGCTGCCGCGCCATGGTCGGTCAGGTCGCTGGCGGTGGCAGGACCGAAAAGCCGATGCTCAAGGCCGGCAACGCTTACCACAAGTTCCGCGTGAAGAGGAACTGCTGGCCCAAGGTGCGCGGCGTGGCCATGAACCCTGTGGACCATCCCCACGGGGGAGGCAACCACCAGCACATCGGCCACGCCTCCACCGTCCGTCGCGACGCTCCTCCCGGTGCCAAGGTTGGCTTGAGGGCAGCACGGAGGACCGGCAGGCTCACGGGGCAAGCTGCTGTAACCGCCGGCAAGTCTACGCTGTGA
- the LOC133914045 gene encoding uncharacterized protein LOC133914045: MSSWLHSDRRGARSWKRSWTARALSSCSLPPPRLLAFFAIVLFFLSVSGYVDYKAMERRAEIGARVFAAPLVLTAAFLLFAALSWRRRYWTTRVYRATATVPAAGSATSTAAPWGVAVAVVVVLLMVSFQSSVHSMWFRPLWGSDYYS, from the coding sequence ATGTCGTCGTGGTTGCACTCCGACCGGAGGGGGGCTCGCTCCTGGAAGCGGAGCTGGACGGCGCGCGCGCTCTCCTCGTGCTCGCTCCCGCCGCCACGCCTGCTGGCCTTCTTCGCCAtcgtcctcttcttcctctccgtGTCCGGGTACGTGGACTACAAGGCCATGGAGCGCCGCGCCGAGATCGGCGCCCGCGTCTTCGCCGCCCCGCTCGTCCTCACggccgccttcctcctcttcgccgcGCTCAGCTGGCGACGTAGGTACTGGACCACGAGGGTCTACCGAGCGACAGCGACAGTGCCCGCAGCTGGATCTGCCACGTCGACGGCGGCGCCGTGGggcgtggcggtggcggtggtggtggtgctgttaATGGTGTCGTTCCAGTCCTCCGTCCACTCCATGTGGTTCAGGCCTCTCTGGGGCTCCGACTACtactcctag